Proteins co-encoded in one Salvia splendens isolate huo1 chromosome 4, SspV2, whole genome shotgun sequence genomic window:
- the LOC121800116 gene encoding acyltransferase-like protein At1g54570, chloroplastic isoform X2 produces the protein MGAGMDGLGLGLILHHKSLGKVFDVRCMHIPVKDRTPFEELVVWVERSLRDEHSSSPNKPIYLVGDSFGGCLALAVAARNPDIDLVVILANPATSFARSQLQPFLPLLEALPNELHNAVPYLLSFVMGDPLKMATVNIDTAGPPAQYFEQLANNLTAMLPRLSGLADIIPKEALLWKLKQLKTGAAYANSRLHAVKAEVLVLASGKDAMLPSKDEAWRLLKSLKNCNVRYFKDNGHTILLEDGVNLLTIIKGTGTYRRSRNLDYVMDFVPPSKSEFKQAVEGNGFLRNFTGPVFLSTTEDGKIVRGLAGVPEEGPVLLVGYHMLMGLELSPLVEQFLREKKILVRGIAHPTLFSDLVESESKEFSFNDTIRLYGALPVSASNLFKLFKTKSHVLLYPGGAREALHRKGEEYKLFWPDQPEFVRMAARFEATIVPFGVIGEDDLAELVLDYDDLMKIPYLSDQMRRNNEKAQQFNVRAGMSGEVANQELYIPGLLPKIPGRLYYLFGKPIPTKGKKEMLKDREKARELYLEIRSDVETSMSYLLKKREQDAYRSIVDRTVYRAFRAPMDQVPAFEP, from the exons atgggggcag GAATGGATGGTCTTGGACTTGGGCTTATTCTCCACCATAAATCTCTTGGAAA GGTCTTTGATGTTCGGTGCATGCATATCCCCGTGAAAGATCGAACCCCATTTGAAG AGCTGGTAGTATGGGTTGAACGATCTTTGAGAGACGAACACTCTTCGTCTCCTAATAAGCCCATCTATCTGGTGGGAGATTCCTTTGGTGGATGCTTGGCTCTTGCAGTTGCAGCAAGAAATCCTGATATCGACCTTGTCGTGATACTAGCTAATCCAG cAACATCATTTGCGAGGTCACAGCTGCAGCCATTTCTACCGTTGCTGGAAGCATTGCCTAACGAACTTCATAACGCAGTTCCTTATCTCCTAAGCTTCGTGATGG GTGATCCACTGAAGATGGCTACGGTGAATATTGATACAGCAGGCCCTCCAGCCCAATATTTCGAACAGTTAGCCAACAACCTCACTGCTATGCTGCCTCGTCTTTCT GGCTTGGCTGATATCATACCAAAAGAAGCCCTGCTTTGGAAACTGAAGCAGTTGAAAACCGGTGCTGCTTATGCTAATTCTCGTCTTCATGCCGTTAAAGCTGAAGTACTTGTTCTTGCTAG TGGCAAGGATGCCATGCTTCCCAGTAAAGACGAAGCTTGGAGGCTCTTAAAGTCACTGAAAAATTGCAACGTACGATACTTCAAAGACAACGGGCACACGATATTATTG GAGGATGGTGTTAATCTATTGACTATTATAAAAGGTACTGGCACGTACCGTAGGTCCAGAAACCTTGATTATGTGATGGATTTCGTACCTCCTAGTAAATCCGAGTTCAAGCAAGCAGTCGAGGGAAACGG ATTCCTTCGGAATTTCACTGGTCCTGTGTTCTTGTCTACTACGGAAGACGGGAAGATAGTGAGAGGCCTAGCCGGAGTTCCCGAGGAAGGTCCAGTCTTGTTGGTTGGTTATCACATGCTTATGGGTTTAGAACTCTCACCATTAGTCGAACAGTTTCTGCGAGAGAAGAAGATCTTGGTTCGTGGCATAGCACATCCGACTTTGTTCTCAGATCTTGTTGAAAGCGAGAGCAAGGAGTTTTCGTTTAATGACACCATCCGGTTATATGGCGCACTACCTGTTAGCGCAAGCAATCTTTTCAAGCTGTTCAAGACAAAATCTCACGTACTGCTGTATCCCGGTGGTGCTCGAGAGGCTCTCCACAGGAAG GGTGAAGAGTATAAACTGTTCTGGCCGGACCAGCCGGAGTTTGTGAGGATGGCTGCACGATTCGAAGCCACAATCGTGCCATTTGGAGTCATCGGAGAGGACGACCTAGCTGAG TTAGTCCTTGACTATGATGACTTGATGAAGATCCCGTATCTGAGTGACCAAATGCGAAGGAACAACGAGAAGGCTCAACAATTTAACGTCAG GGCCGGGATGAGTGGTGAGGTCGCGAATCAAGAGCTGTATATCCCCGGGCTCTTGCCAAAGATTCCCGGGCGGCTGTACTACCTATTTGGGAAGCCGATTCCGACCAAGGGAAAGAAGGAGATGCTCAAGGACAGAGAAAAGGCGCGAGAGCTCTACTTGGAGATCAGGTCTGACGTTGAGACGAGCATGTCGTACCTGCTCAAGAAGAGGGAGCAGGATGCGTATAGGAGTATTGTTGATAGGACCGTGTATCGAGCCTTTCGTGCTCCCATGGATCAGGTCCCGGCCTTTGAACCATAG